From a single Rosa rugosa chromosome 7, drRosRugo1.1, whole genome shotgun sequence genomic region:
- the LOC133721899 gene encoding uncharacterized protein LOC133721899 isoform X1, protein METVGIQARVLIFFMELGMRALCLWWWVMRGQRRLGSGISGDVTTLVVALVWSSIHGLVFGDRSVQLTFATKEIDVTEWKGDLLAVGVTEKDLRKDQNSKFENPILKKLDSCLGGVLAEVSTKEDFTGKSGQSTVIRLPGLGSKRVGLFGLGQSAFDSGGYNIKTGPGCSIELMKVDMGGSAAVLGAAKAIGQIKPSGVEVHFIVAACENMISGTGMRPGDTVTASNGKTIEVREMFYHAFNGYMDHAFPLDELRPHSCGGEDSLGGYALTLIDALETLALLGDRDGFAASVEWIGKNLQFKINKTVSVFEGAVARGQNVNNIYGLVADELVEEFSDPINDVTSPV, encoded by the exons ATGGAGACGGTGGGAATACAGGCTCGGGTGTTGATCTTCTTCATGGAATTGGGCATGAGAGCTTTGTGTTTGTGGTGGTGGGTGATGCGTGGTCAACGACGATTGGGGTCCGGTATCAGCGGCGACGTGACGACCTTGGTGGTGGCTCTTGTTTGGAGCTCAATTCATGGCCTTGTTTTTGGTGACAGGTCTGTTCAG CTCACTTTCGCGACGAAAGAGATTGATGTAACGGAATGGAAAGGGGACCTGCTTGCGGTTGGTGTTACAGAGAAGGACTTGAGGAAAGATCAGAACTCGAAATTCGAAAATCCGATATTGAAGAAGCTGGATTCTTGTTTGGGTGGGGTGTTGGCTGAGGTCTCGACTAAGGAGGACTTCACAGGAAAGTCTGGCCAGTCTACGGTTATTAGGCTTCCTGGTCTTGGCTCGAAGAGGGTTGGCTTGTTTGGGCTTGGACAATCTGCTTTTGACAG TGGTGGCTACAACATCAAGACAGGACCTGGCTGTTCAATTGAGCTTATGAAGGTTGATATGGGAGGTTCAGCAGCTGTATTAGGTGCAGCAAAAGCCATTGGTCAAATCAAACCTTCTGGTGTAGAG GTTCATTTCATTGTCGCAGCTTGTGAGAATATGATAAGTGGAACAGGTATGAGACCTGGGGACACTGTCACAGCTTCTAATGGAAAGACCATTGAG GTCAGGGAAATGTTTTATCATGCATTTAATGGGTACATGGACCATGCTTTCCCACTTGATGAATTAAGGCCTCATTCTTGTGGGGGTGAAGATAGCCTCGGTGGATATGCCCTAACTTTG ATTGATGCTTTAGAGACACTAGCTTTACTTGGTGATCGGGACGGCTTTGCTGCCTCTGTTGAATGGATTGGTAAAAACCTTCAGTTTAAAATA AATAAGACGGTATCTGTTTTTGAGGGGGCTGTAGCCAGAGGCCAAAATGTCAACAACATTTATGGGCTGGTTGCAGATGAACTTGTAGAAGAGTTTTCTGACCCTATCAATGACGTTACATCCCCTGTTTAG
- the LOC133721899 gene encoding leucine aminopeptidase 2, chloroplastic-like isoform X2, whose translation METVGIQARVLIFFMELGMRALCLWWWVMRGQRRLGSGISGDVTTLVVALVWSSIHGLVFGDRSVQLTFATKEIDVTEWKGDLLAVGVTEKDLRKDQNSKFENPILKKLDSCLGGVLAEVSTKEDFTGKSGQSTVIRLPGLGSKRVGLFGLGQSAFDSGGYNIKTGPGCSIELMKVDMGGSAAVLGAAKAIGQIKPSGVEVHFIVAACENMISGTGMRPGDTVTASNGKTIEVREMFYHAFNGYMDHAFPLDELRPHSCGGEDSLGGYALTLIDALETLALLGDRDGFAASVEWIE comes from the exons ATGGAGACGGTGGGAATACAGGCTCGGGTGTTGATCTTCTTCATGGAATTGGGCATGAGAGCTTTGTGTTTGTGGTGGTGGGTGATGCGTGGTCAACGACGATTGGGGTCCGGTATCAGCGGCGACGTGACGACCTTGGTGGTGGCTCTTGTTTGGAGCTCAATTCATGGCCTTGTTTTTGGTGACAGGTCTGTTCAG CTCACTTTCGCGACGAAAGAGATTGATGTAACGGAATGGAAAGGGGACCTGCTTGCGGTTGGTGTTACAGAGAAGGACTTGAGGAAAGATCAGAACTCGAAATTCGAAAATCCGATATTGAAGAAGCTGGATTCTTGTTTGGGTGGGGTGTTGGCTGAGGTCTCGACTAAGGAGGACTTCACAGGAAAGTCTGGCCAGTCTACGGTTATTAGGCTTCCTGGTCTTGGCTCGAAGAGGGTTGGCTTGTTTGGGCTTGGACAATCTGCTTTTGACAG TGGTGGCTACAACATCAAGACAGGACCTGGCTGTTCAATTGAGCTTATGAAGGTTGATATGGGAGGTTCAGCAGCTGTATTAGGTGCAGCAAAAGCCATTGGTCAAATCAAACCTTCTGGTGTAGAG GTTCATTTCATTGTCGCAGCTTGTGAGAATATGATAAGTGGAACAGGTATGAGACCTGGGGACACTGTCACAGCTTCTAATGGAAAGACCATTGAG GTCAGGGAAATGTTTTATCATGCATTTAATGGGTACATGGACCATGCTTTCCCACTTGATGAATTAAGGCCTCATTCTTGTGGGGGTGAAGATAGCCTCGGTGGATATGCCCTAACTTTG ATTGATGCTTTAGAGACACTAGCTTTACTTGGTGATCGGGACGGCTTTGCTGCCTCTGTTGAATGGATTG AATAA